One genomic segment of Desmodus rotundus isolate HL8 chromosome 5, HLdesRot8A.1, whole genome shotgun sequence includes these proteins:
- the FOLR2 gene encoding folate receptor beta, whose amino-acid sequence MAWKLTAPLLLLAWLSAARCSARDGTELLNVCMDAKHHKAKPGPEDQLHGQCSPWRKNACCSVSTSQELHKDTSLLYNFNWDHCGKMEPACKRHFIQDTCLYECSPNLGPWIQQVNQIWRKERFLNVPLCKEDCESWWQDCRTSHTCKTNWHKGWNWTSGSNECPAEAVCRTFEFYFPTPVALCEGIWSHSYQVSRHSRGSGRCIQMWFDPGQGNPNEEVARFYALAMNSRATAHGIGAVLLILAPVLQLCFLD is encoded by the exons ATGGCCTGGAAACTGACAGCacctctgctgctgctggcctggcTTTCAGCCGCCAGGTGCAGTGCCCGAGACGGGACAGAGCTGCTCAACGTCTGCATGGACGCCAAACACCACAAGGCCAAGCCAGGCCCTGAGGACCAGCTGCATGGCCAG TGCAGTCCCTGGAGGAAGAACGCCTGCTGCTCTGTCAGCACCAGCCAGGAGCTGCACAAGGACACCTCCCTCCTGTACAACTTTAACTGGGACCACTGCGGCAAGATGGAGCCCGCCTGTAAGCGCCACTTCATCCAGGACACCTGCCTCTACGAGTGCTCCCCCAACCTGGGGCCCTGGATCCAGCAG gtGAACCAGATCTGGAGGAAAGAACGTTTCCTGAACGTGCCCCTGTGCAAAGAGGACTGTGAGAGCTGGTGGCAAGACTGCCGCACCTCCCACACCTGCAAGACCAACTGGCACAAGGGCTGGAACTGGACCTCAG GATCTAACGAGTGTCCCGCTGAGGCCGTCTGCCGCACTTTCGAGTTCTACTTCCCCACGCCTGTGGCCCTGTGTGAGGGCATCTGGAGTCACTCCTACCAAGTCAGCAGGCACAGTCGAGGGAGTGGCCGCTGCATCCAGATGTGGTTCGACCCGGGCCAGGGCAATCCCAATGAGGAGGTGGCGAGGTTCTATGCCTTGGCCATGAATTCTAGGGCCACGGCCCATGGGATTGGGGCTGTCCTTCTCATTCTAGCCCCAGTGCTGCAACTCTGCTTCCTTGACTGA
- the INPPL1 gene encoding phosphatidylinositol 3,4,5-trisphosphate 5-phosphatase 2 isoform X2, with the protein MASACGALGPGGNGPGGALGSPAPAWYHRDLSRAAAEELLARAGRDGSFLVRDSESVAGAFALCVLYQKHVHTYRILPDGEDFLAVQTSQGVPVRRFQTLGELIGLYAQPNQGLVCALLLPVEREREPDPPDDRDASDGEDEKPPLPPRSGSTSICASMGPSSPQPAPETPATPAAESAPNGLSTVSHEYLKGSYGLDLEAVRSGASNLPHLTRTLATSCRRLHSEVDKVLSGLEILSKVFDQQSSPMVTRLLQQQNPPQTGEQELESLVLKLSVLKDFLSGIQKKALKALQDISSTAPPAPLQPCTRKAKTIPVQAFEVKLDVTLGDLTKIGKSQKFTLSVDVEGGRLVLLRRQRDSQEDWTTFTHDRIRQLIKSQRVQNKLGVVFEKEKDRTQRKDFIFVSARKREAFCQLLQLMKNKHSKQDEPDMISVFIGTWNMGSVPPPKNVTSWFTSKGLGKTLDEVTVTIPHDIYVFGTQENSVGDREWLDLLRGGLKELTDLDYRPIAMQSLWNIKVAVLVKPEHENRISHVSTSSVKTGIANTLGNKGAVGVSFMFNGTSFGFVNCHLTSGNEKTARRNQNYLDILRLLSLGDRQLNAFDISLRFTHLFWFGDLNYRLDMDIQEILNYISRKEFEPLLRVDQLNLEREKHKVFLRFSEEEISFPPTYRYERGSRDTYAWHKQKPTGVRTNVPSWCDRILWKSYPETHIICNSYGCTDDIVTSDHSPVFGTFEVGVTSQFISKKGLSKTSDQAYIEFESIEAIVKTASRTKFFIEFYSTCLEEYKKSFENDAQSSDNINFLKVQWSSRQLPTLKPILADIEYLQDQHLLLTVKSMDGYESYGECVVALKSMIGSTAQQFLTFLSHRGEETGNIRGSMKVRVPTERLGTRERLYEWISIDKDEAGAKSKAPSVSRGGQEPRSGSRKPAPTEASCPLSKLFEEPEKPPPTGRPPAPPRAAPREEPLTPRLKPEGAPEPEGVAAPPPKNSFNNPAYYVLEGVPHQLLPPEPPPPARAPVPSTTKNKVAITVPALQLGRHRPPRVGEGSSSDEESGGTLPPPDFPPPPLPDSAVFLPPGLDPLPGPVVRGRGGGEARGPPPPKAHPRPPLPPGPSPTSTFLGEVTSGDDRSCSVLQMAKTLSEVDYAPAGPGRSVLLPGPLELQPPRGLPSDYGRPLSFPPPRIRESIQEDLAEEAPCPQSGRPPGLGEAGMGAWLRAIGLERYEEGLVHNGWDDLEFLSDITEEDLEEAGVQDPAHKRLLLDTLQLSK; encoded by the exons ATGGCCTCGGCGTGCGGGGCACTGGGGCCGGGGGGCAACGGGCCCGGGGGCGCGCTGGGCAGCCCGGCCCCTGCGTGGTACCACCGAGACCTGAGCCGCGCTGCCGCCGAGGAACTGTTGGCCCGGGCAGGCCGCGATGGCAGCTTCCTGGTCCGAGACAGCGAGAGTGTGGCAGGCGCCTTCGCGCTCTGCGTCCT GTATCAGAAGCATGTGCACACCTATCGAATTCTACCTGATGGGGAGGACTTCCTGGCTGTGCAG ACCTCCCAGGGTGTGCCCGTGCGCCGCTTCCAGACCCTGGGCGAGCTCATCGGCCTGTATGCCCAGCCCAACCAGGGCCTCGTGTGTGCCCTGCTATTGCCTGTGGAGCGGGAGCGAGAGCCAGACCCACCAGACGACCGCGATGCCTCAG ATGGGGAGGACGAGAAGCCCCCGCTGCCCCCACGCTCTGGCTCCACCAGCATTTGTGCTTCTATGGGGCCCAGCAGCCCCCAACCAGCCCCTGAGACGCCTGCAACTCCGGCTGCTGAGAG TGCTCCCAATGGGCTGAGCACTGTCTCGCACGAGTACCTGAAGGGCAGCTACGGGCTGGACCTGGAGGCTGTTCGGAGCGGAGCCAGCAACCTGCCCCACCTCACCCGTACCCTCGCCACCTCATGCCGGAGGCTGCACAG TGAGGTGGATAAGGTCCTGTCTGGCCTGGAAATTCTGTCCAAGGTGTTTGACCAGCAGAGCTCGCCGATGGTGACCCGCCTTTTGCAGCAGCAG AACCCACCACAGACTGGGGAACAGGAACTAGAGAGCCTGGTGCTGAAGCTGTCCGTGTTAAAGGACTTCCTGTCAGGCATCCAGAAGAAG GCCCTGAAGGCCCTACAAGACATAAGTTCCACAGCACCCCCGGCTCCCCTGCAGCCATGCACGCGTAAGGCCAAGACCATCCCTGTGCAGGCCTTTGAG GTGAAGCTGGATGTGACCCTGGGTGATCTGACCAAGATTGGGAAGTCACAGAAGTTCACGCTGAGCGTGGATGTGGAGGGCGGGCGGCTAGTGTTGCTGCGGAGACAGCGAGACTCGCAGGAGGACTGGACAACCTTCACGCATGACCGAA TTCGCCAGCTCATTAAGTCTCAGCGTGTCCAGAACAAGCTGGGCGTCGTATTCGAGAAGGAGAAAGACCGGACACAGCGCAAGGACTTCATCTTTGTCAGTGCCCGG AAGCGGGAGGCCTTCTGCCAGCTGCTGCAGCTCATGAAGAACAAGCACTCAAAGCAGGATGAGCCTGACATGATCTCTGTCTTCATAGGCACCTGGAACATGG GAAGTGTGCCACCTCCGAAAAATGTGACATCTTGGTTCACATCGAAGGGATTGGGGAAAACCCTGGATGAGGTCACAGTGACCATACCCCATGACATCTATGTTTTTGGGACCCAGGAGAACTCGGTGGGTGACCGAGAATGGCTGGACCTGCTACGCGGGggcctcaaggagctcacagattTGGACTACCGCCCG ATTGCCATGCAGTCACTGTGGAACATCAAAGTGGCTGTGCTGGTCAAGCCAGAGCACGAGAACCGCATCAGCCACGTCAGCACGTCCAGCGTGAAGACTGGTATTGCCAACACCCTGG GAAACAAGGGGGCCGTGGGTGTCTCCTTCATGTTCAATGGCACTTCGTTTGGCTTTGTGAATTGCCACCTCACCTCGGGAAATGAGAAGACTGCCCG GCGGAACCAGAACTACCTGGACATTCTTCGGCTGCTCTCGCTGGGTGACCGCCAGCTCAATGCCTTTGACATCTCTCTGCGTTTCACTCACCTCTTCTGGTTTGGGGACCTCAACTACCGCCTGGACATGGATATCCAG GAGATCCTGAATTACATCAGCAGGAAGGAGTTTGAGCCCCTGCTCAGGGTAGACCAGCTTAACTTGGAGCGGGAAAAGCACAAAGTCTTCCTCCGATTCA GTGAGGAGGAGATCTCCTTCCCGCCCACCTACCGCTACGAGCGGGGTTCCCGGGACACATATGCCTGGCACAAGCAGAAACCAACTGGG GTCCGGACCAACGTACCTTCATGGTGTGACCGGATTCTCTGGAAATCCTACCCCGAGACCCACATCATCTGCAATTCCTACG GTTGCACCGACGATATTGTCACCAGTGACCATTCCCCTGTGTTTGGGACATTTGAGGTTGGAGTTACCTCTCAGTTCATCTCCAAGAAAG ggCTCTCAAAGACTTCAGACCAGGCCTACATTGAGTTTGAGAGCATCGAGGCCATTGTGAAAACAGCCAGCCGCACCAAGTTCTTCATTGAGTTCTACTCCACCTGCCTGGAAG agTACAAGAAGAGCTTCGAGAACGATGCCCAGAGCAGTGACAACATCAACTTCCTCAAAGTGCAGTGGTCTTCACGCCAGCTGCCCACG CTCAAGCCAATTCTGGCTGACATCGAGTACTTGCAGGACCAGCACCTCCTGCTCACAGTCAAGTCCATGGATGGCTATGAATCCTATG GGGAGTGCGTGGTGGCACTCAAGTCCATGATTGGCAGCACAGCCCAGCAGTTCCTGACCTTCCTGTCCCACCGCGGCGAGGAGACAGGCAACATCCGTGGCTCCATGAAGGTGCGGGTGCCCACCGAGCGCCTGGGCACCCGTGAGCGACTCTACG aGTGGATCAGCATCGATAAGGACGAGGCAGGAGCAAAGAGCAAAGCTCCCTCTGTGTCCCGAGGTGGCCAGGAGCCCAG GTCAGGGAGCCGAAAGCCAGCCCCCACAGAGGCCTCCTGCCCGCTGTCCAAGTTATTTGAAGAACCAGAGAAACCACCACCAACTGGGAGGCCACCAGCCCCACCTCGAGCTGCTCCCCGGGAGGAGCCTTTGACCCCCAG GTTGAAGCCAGAGGGGGCTCCAGAGCCTGAAGGGGTGGCAGCTCCCCCACCCAAGAACAGCTTCAATAACCCTGCCTACTACGTCCTGGAAGGGGTCCCACACCAGTTGCTGCCCCCAGAGCCACCTCCGCCTGCCAGGGCCCCTGTCCCATCCACCACCAAGAACAAGGTGGCCATCACAGTACCTGCTCTACAGCTTGGGCGCCACCGGCCTCCCCGTGTGGGAGAGGGGAGCTCATCAGACGAGGAGTCGGGGGGCACACTGCCCCCTCCAgacttcccacccccaccactgccgGACTCGGCCGTCTTCCTGCCGCCAGGCTTGGACCCTCTGCCGGGGCCAGTGGTCCGGGGCCGTGGTGGGGGTGAGGCCCGTGGCCCACCACCTCCCAAAGCCCATCCGAGACCCCCGCTGCCCCCAGGCCCCTCGCCCACCAGCACTTTCTTGGGAGAGGTAACCAGCGGGGACGATCGCTCCTGCTCAGTGCTGCAGATGGCCAAGACACTGAGTGAAGTGGACTACGCTCCTGCGGGGCCTGGCCgctcagtgctcctgccaggcccCCTGGAACTGCAGCCACCCAGGGGCCTGCCCTCAGACTATGGCCGGCCTCTCAGCTTCCCTCCACCCCGAATCCGAGAGAGCATCCAGGAGGACCTGGCAGAGGAG GCTCCGTGCCCGCAGAGCGGGCGGCCTCCTGGGCTGGGTGAGGCGGGCATGGGCGCCTGGCTGCGGGCCATCGGCTTGGAGCGCTATGAGGAGGGCCTGGTGCACAATGGCTGGGATGACCTGGAGTTTCTCAG TGACATTACAGAGGAGGACCTGGAAGAGGCTGGGGTGCAGGACCCAGCTCACAAGCGCCTCCTTCTGGACACCCTGCAGCTCAGCAAGTGA
- the INPPL1 gene encoding phosphatidylinositol 3,4,5-trisphosphate 5-phosphatase 2 isoform X1, whose protein sequence is MASACGALGPGGNGPGGALGSPAPAWYHRDLSRAAAEELLARAGRDGSFLVRDSESVAGAFALCVLYQKHVHTYRILPDGEDFLAVQTSQGVPVRRFQTLGELIGLYAQPNQGLVCALLLPVEREREPDPPDDRDASDGEDEKPPLPPRSGSTSICASMGPSSPQPAPETPATPAAESAPNGLSTVSHEYLKGSYGLDLEAVRSGASNLPHLTRTLATSCRRLHSEVDKVLSGLEILSKVFDQQSSPMVTRLLQQQNPPQTGEQELESLVLKLSVLKDFLSGIQKKALKALQDISSTAPPAPLQPCTRKAKTIPVQAFEVKLDVTLGDLTKIGKSQKFTLSVDVEGGRLVLLRRQRDSQEDWTTFTHDRIRQLIKSQRVQNKLGVVFEKEKDRTQRKDFIFVSARKREAFCQLLQLMKNKHSKQDEPDMISVFIGTWNMGSVPPPKNVTSWFTSKGLGKTLDEVTVTIPHDIYVFGTQENSVGDREWLDLLRGGLKELTDLDYRPIAMQSLWNIKVAVLVKPEHENRISHVSTSSVKTGIANTLGNKGAVGVSFMFNGTSFGFVNCHLTSGNEKTARRNQNYLDILRLLSLGDRQLNAFDISLRFTHLFWFGDLNYRLDMDIQEILNYISRKEFEPLLRVDQLNLEREKHKVFLRFSEEEISFPPTYRYERGSRDTYAWHKQKPTGVRTNVPSWCDRILWKSYPETHIICNSYGCTDDIVTSDHSPVFGTFEVGVTSQFISKKGLSKTSDQAYIEFESIEAIVKTASRTKFFIEFYSTCLEEYKKSFENDAQSSDNINFLKVQWSSRQLPTLKPILADIEYLQDQHLLLTVKSMDGYESYGECVVALKSMIGSTAQQFLTFLSHRGEETGNIRGSMKVRVPTERLGTRERLYEWISIDKDEAGAKSKAPSVSRGGQEPSRSGSRKPAPTEASCPLSKLFEEPEKPPPTGRPPAPPRAAPREEPLTPRLKPEGAPEPEGVAAPPPKNSFNNPAYYVLEGVPHQLLPPEPPPPARAPVPSTTKNKVAITVPALQLGRHRPPRVGEGSSSDEESGGTLPPPDFPPPPLPDSAVFLPPGLDPLPGPVVRGRGGGEARGPPPPKAHPRPPLPPGPSPTSTFLGEVTSGDDRSCSVLQMAKTLSEVDYAPAGPGRSVLLPGPLELQPPRGLPSDYGRPLSFPPPRIRESIQEDLAEEAPCPQSGRPPGLGEAGMGAWLRAIGLERYEEGLVHNGWDDLEFLSDITEEDLEEAGVQDPAHKRLLLDTLQLSK, encoded by the exons ATGGCCTCGGCGTGCGGGGCACTGGGGCCGGGGGGCAACGGGCCCGGGGGCGCGCTGGGCAGCCCGGCCCCTGCGTGGTACCACCGAGACCTGAGCCGCGCTGCCGCCGAGGAACTGTTGGCCCGGGCAGGCCGCGATGGCAGCTTCCTGGTCCGAGACAGCGAGAGTGTGGCAGGCGCCTTCGCGCTCTGCGTCCT GTATCAGAAGCATGTGCACACCTATCGAATTCTACCTGATGGGGAGGACTTCCTGGCTGTGCAG ACCTCCCAGGGTGTGCCCGTGCGCCGCTTCCAGACCCTGGGCGAGCTCATCGGCCTGTATGCCCAGCCCAACCAGGGCCTCGTGTGTGCCCTGCTATTGCCTGTGGAGCGGGAGCGAGAGCCAGACCCACCAGACGACCGCGATGCCTCAG ATGGGGAGGACGAGAAGCCCCCGCTGCCCCCACGCTCTGGCTCCACCAGCATTTGTGCTTCTATGGGGCCCAGCAGCCCCCAACCAGCCCCTGAGACGCCTGCAACTCCGGCTGCTGAGAG TGCTCCCAATGGGCTGAGCACTGTCTCGCACGAGTACCTGAAGGGCAGCTACGGGCTGGACCTGGAGGCTGTTCGGAGCGGAGCCAGCAACCTGCCCCACCTCACCCGTACCCTCGCCACCTCATGCCGGAGGCTGCACAG TGAGGTGGATAAGGTCCTGTCTGGCCTGGAAATTCTGTCCAAGGTGTTTGACCAGCAGAGCTCGCCGATGGTGACCCGCCTTTTGCAGCAGCAG AACCCACCACAGACTGGGGAACAGGAACTAGAGAGCCTGGTGCTGAAGCTGTCCGTGTTAAAGGACTTCCTGTCAGGCATCCAGAAGAAG GCCCTGAAGGCCCTACAAGACATAAGTTCCACAGCACCCCCGGCTCCCCTGCAGCCATGCACGCGTAAGGCCAAGACCATCCCTGTGCAGGCCTTTGAG GTGAAGCTGGATGTGACCCTGGGTGATCTGACCAAGATTGGGAAGTCACAGAAGTTCACGCTGAGCGTGGATGTGGAGGGCGGGCGGCTAGTGTTGCTGCGGAGACAGCGAGACTCGCAGGAGGACTGGACAACCTTCACGCATGACCGAA TTCGCCAGCTCATTAAGTCTCAGCGTGTCCAGAACAAGCTGGGCGTCGTATTCGAGAAGGAGAAAGACCGGACACAGCGCAAGGACTTCATCTTTGTCAGTGCCCGG AAGCGGGAGGCCTTCTGCCAGCTGCTGCAGCTCATGAAGAACAAGCACTCAAAGCAGGATGAGCCTGACATGATCTCTGTCTTCATAGGCACCTGGAACATGG GAAGTGTGCCACCTCCGAAAAATGTGACATCTTGGTTCACATCGAAGGGATTGGGGAAAACCCTGGATGAGGTCACAGTGACCATACCCCATGACATCTATGTTTTTGGGACCCAGGAGAACTCGGTGGGTGACCGAGAATGGCTGGACCTGCTACGCGGGggcctcaaggagctcacagattTGGACTACCGCCCG ATTGCCATGCAGTCACTGTGGAACATCAAAGTGGCTGTGCTGGTCAAGCCAGAGCACGAGAACCGCATCAGCCACGTCAGCACGTCCAGCGTGAAGACTGGTATTGCCAACACCCTGG GAAACAAGGGGGCCGTGGGTGTCTCCTTCATGTTCAATGGCACTTCGTTTGGCTTTGTGAATTGCCACCTCACCTCGGGAAATGAGAAGACTGCCCG GCGGAACCAGAACTACCTGGACATTCTTCGGCTGCTCTCGCTGGGTGACCGCCAGCTCAATGCCTTTGACATCTCTCTGCGTTTCACTCACCTCTTCTGGTTTGGGGACCTCAACTACCGCCTGGACATGGATATCCAG GAGATCCTGAATTACATCAGCAGGAAGGAGTTTGAGCCCCTGCTCAGGGTAGACCAGCTTAACTTGGAGCGGGAAAAGCACAAAGTCTTCCTCCGATTCA GTGAGGAGGAGATCTCCTTCCCGCCCACCTACCGCTACGAGCGGGGTTCCCGGGACACATATGCCTGGCACAAGCAGAAACCAACTGGG GTCCGGACCAACGTACCTTCATGGTGTGACCGGATTCTCTGGAAATCCTACCCCGAGACCCACATCATCTGCAATTCCTACG GTTGCACCGACGATATTGTCACCAGTGACCATTCCCCTGTGTTTGGGACATTTGAGGTTGGAGTTACCTCTCAGTTCATCTCCAAGAAAG ggCTCTCAAAGACTTCAGACCAGGCCTACATTGAGTTTGAGAGCATCGAGGCCATTGTGAAAACAGCCAGCCGCACCAAGTTCTTCATTGAGTTCTACTCCACCTGCCTGGAAG agTACAAGAAGAGCTTCGAGAACGATGCCCAGAGCAGTGACAACATCAACTTCCTCAAAGTGCAGTGGTCTTCACGCCAGCTGCCCACG CTCAAGCCAATTCTGGCTGACATCGAGTACTTGCAGGACCAGCACCTCCTGCTCACAGTCAAGTCCATGGATGGCTATGAATCCTATG GGGAGTGCGTGGTGGCACTCAAGTCCATGATTGGCAGCACAGCCCAGCAGTTCCTGACCTTCCTGTCCCACCGCGGCGAGGAGACAGGCAACATCCGTGGCTCCATGAAGGTGCGGGTGCCCACCGAGCGCCTGGGCACCCGTGAGCGACTCTACG aGTGGATCAGCATCGATAAGGACGAGGCAGGAGCAAAGAGCAAAGCTCCCTCTGTGTCCCGAGGTGGCCAGGAGCCCAG CAGGTCAGGGAGCCGAAAGCCAGCCCCCACAGAGGCCTCCTGCCCGCTGTCCAAGTTATTTGAAGAACCAGAGAAACCACCACCAACTGGGAGGCCACCAGCCCCACCTCGAGCTGCTCCCCGGGAGGAGCCTTTGACCCCCAG GTTGAAGCCAGAGGGGGCTCCAGAGCCTGAAGGGGTGGCAGCTCCCCCACCCAAGAACAGCTTCAATAACCCTGCCTACTACGTCCTGGAAGGGGTCCCACACCAGTTGCTGCCCCCAGAGCCACCTCCGCCTGCCAGGGCCCCTGTCCCATCCACCACCAAGAACAAGGTGGCCATCACAGTACCTGCTCTACAGCTTGGGCGCCACCGGCCTCCCCGTGTGGGAGAGGGGAGCTCATCAGACGAGGAGTCGGGGGGCACACTGCCCCCTCCAgacttcccacccccaccactgccgGACTCGGCCGTCTTCCTGCCGCCAGGCTTGGACCCTCTGCCGGGGCCAGTGGTCCGGGGCCGTGGTGGGGGTGAGGCCCGTGGCCCACCACCTCCCAAAGCCCATCCGAGACCCCCGCTGCCCCCAGGCCCCTCGCCCACCAGCACTTTCTTGGGAGAGGTAACCAGCGGGGACGATCGCTCCTGCTCAGTGCTGCAGATGGCCAAGACACTGAGTGAAGTGGACTACGCTCCTGCGGGGCCTGGCCgctcagtgctcctgccaggcccCCTGGAACTGCAGCCACCCAGGGGCCTGCCCTCAGACTATGGCCGGCCTCTCAGCTTCCCTCCACCCCGAATCCGAGAGAGCATCCAGGAGGACCTGGCAGAGGAG GCTCCGTGCCCGCAGAGCGGGCGGCCTCCTGGGCTGGGTGAGGCGGGCATGGGCGCCTGGCTGCGGGCCATCGGCTTGGAGCGCTATGAGGAGGGCCTGGTGCACAATGGCTGGGATGACCTGGAGTTTCTCAG TGACATTACAGAGGAGGACCTGGAAGAGGCTGGGGTGCAGGACCCAGCTCACAAGCGCCTCCTTCTGGACACCCTGCAGCTCAGCAAGTGA